A DNA window from Chelativorans sp. AA-79 contains the following coding sequences:
- a CDS encoding HAMP domain-containing sensor histidine kinase, giving the protein MAEESRQAGGRTEQGTGRAVPLTRGLSTKLLLLTILFVMAAEVLIFIPSVANFGHQWMEQRLREASIVGRVLLDGRADNLSREASNDVLMTAGVSAIAVRDGGASRLLVVSQMPPAVDAHIDLDDTGPLEAVLGAFDTLFFGGDRILRIHGHVGQSTARYEVILPDRQLRSAMFIYARNVAGLSLLISLFTATLVFYAIDRIMIGPIRAMTRSMLAFGAAPDNAEHIIEPEDRGDEIGIAEVELAEMQKTLHRTLGERKRLAELGLAVSKINHDMRNMLASAQLISDRLAMSADPTVQSLAPKLVRTLDRAVAYSQGVIAYGRAQEAPPSRRRLRVAQLVEDVQASLAIDPATGIEFVNEVEPLLEIDADAEQFFRVLSNLCRNAVQAMAGDADAALVRRLTVSARREELAARIFVADTGPGLPPKARENLFTAFRGSARAGGTGLGLAIAQELVRAHGGEIELVESGNGRTLFCISVPDAPREENRMAESLGSEAAGSRQSAK; this is encoded by the coding sequence ATGGCTGAGGAAAGTCGGCAGGCGGGGGGCAGGACCGAACAAGGCACGGGCCGCGCCGTGCCGCTGACCCGCGGGCTGTCCACCAAGCTCCTTCTTCTCACGATTCTTTTCGTGATGGCGGCGGAGGTCCTGATCTTCATCCCCTCGGTGGCGAATTTCGGCCACCAGTGGATGGAACAGAGGCTGCGGGAGGCGTCGATCGTCGGCCGCGTCCTCTTGGACGGCAGAGCCGACAACCTCAGCCGTGAAGCCAGCAATGACGTGCTGATGACGGCAGGCGTCAGCGCCATCGCCGTGCGTGACGGCGGTGCATCCCGCCTCCTCGTTGTCTCGCAGATGCCGCCCGCCGTCGATGCGCATATCGATTTGGACGATACGGGACCGTTGGAAGCGGTGCTGGGAGCCTTCGATACCCTCTTCTTCGGCGGAGACCGCATCCTGCGGATCCATGGGCATGTGGGCCAGAGCACGGCGCGATACGAGGTCATCCTGCCCGACCGGCAGCTCCGGTCCGCCATGTTCATCTATGCGCGGAACGTCGCGGGACTTTCCCTGCTCATCTCGCTCTTCACCGCCACGCTGGTCTTTTACGCCATCGACCGCATCATGATCGGGCCGATCCGCGCCATGACCCGCTCCATGCTCGCCTTTGGCGCAGCGCCCGACAACGCCGAGCATATCATCGAACCGGAGGACAGGGGCGACGAGATCGGCATCGCCGAGGTCGAGCTCGCCGAAATGCAGAAGACGCTGCACCGCACGCTCGGCGAGCGCAAGCGGCTTGCCGAGCTCGGGCTGGCAGTCTCCAAGATCAATCACGACATGCGCAACATGCTCGCGTCCGCCCAGCTCATCTCCGACCGCCTTGCGATGAGCGCCGACCCCACGGTGCAGTCGCTCGCCCCCAAGCTCGTCCGGACGCTCGATCGCGCCGTCGCCTACTCGCAGGGAGTGATCGCCTACGGGCGCGCGCAGGAGGCGCCGCCGTCACGTCGCCGGCTGCGCGTCGCCCAGCTTGTCGAGGACGTGCAGGCGAGCCTTGCTATCGATCCCGCGACCGGCATCGAATTCGTGAACGAGGTGGAGCCGTTGCTCGAGATCGATGCGGATGCGGAGCAGTTCTTCCGGGTTCTCTCCAATCTGTGCCGCAACGCGGTTCAGGCGATGGCCGGGGATGCCGATGCAGCCCTGGTGCGGCGGCTTACCGTTTCCGCCCGCCGGGAAGAGTTGGCAGCACGTATATTCGTCGCCGACACCGGCCCGGGGCTGCCACCCAAGGCGCGGGAGAACCTGTTCACGGCCTTCCGCGGCTCGGCGAGGGCCGGCGGCACGGGCCTCGGGCTTGCGATCGCCCAGGAGCTCGTGCGCGCGCATGGCGGTGAGATCGAGCTTGTCGAAAGCGGCAACGGGCGCACTTTATTCTGCATTTCCGTGCCCGACGCCCCGCGCGAGGAAAACCGAATGGCGGAGAGCCTTGGAAGCGAGGCGGCAGGATCGCGGCAGTCGGCCAAGTAG